The following are encoded in a window of Arthrobacter woluwensis genomic DNA:
- the lspA gene encoding signal peptidase II — MSTRPHEPRPEEQGPEPADDAAPTVTGDPGEGRARSGVRKAVIGLFAAAAVFAYALDQLSKFWVSTTMEEGERIAVLPPVLHWYYIRNSGAAFSIGENFTWVFTIIMACVSIAVLVFIRRVGSLWWGLALGFLLGGALGNLTDRLFRPPSFGMGHVVDFIQLPNFAIFNIADSAVVCAVSIIVILTLRGIGADGRRLSSGKSDEDAEGDRS; from the coding sequence ATGAGCACCAGGCCCCATGAACCCAGGCCCGAGGAGCAGGGACCGGAGCCCGCGGACGATGCGGCGCCGACGGTGACCGGCGACCCCGGTGAGGGCCGGGCCCGCTCCGGTGTGCGCAAGGCCGTGATCGGCCTCTTCGCCGCCGCGGCCGTCTTCGCCTACGCCCTGGACCAGCTGAGCAAGTTCTGGGTCAGCACCACCATGGAGGAGGGGGAGCGGATCGCCGTCTTGCCTCCCGTGCTGCACTGGTACTACATCCGGAACTCCGGCGCGGCCTTCTCCATCGGCGAGAACTTCACCTGGGTGTTCACGATCATCATGGCCTGCGTCTCGATCGCCGTGCTGGTGTTCATCCGCCGGGTGGGGTCGCTCTGGTGGGGGCTGGCCCTCGGGTTCCTGCTGGGCGGCGCCCTGGGGAACCTCACGGACCGCCTCTTCCGGCCGCCGTCCTTCGGCATGGGTCACGTGGTCGACTTCATCCAGCTGCCGAACTTCGCGATCTTCAACATCGCGGACTCAGCCGTCGTGTGTGCCGTGTCGATCATCGTGATCCTGACGCTGCGCGGCATCGGCGCCGACGGCCGCAGACTGTCCTCGGGCAAGAGTGACGAGGACGCCGAAGGGGACCGCTCATGA